The genomic segment AGATCAACCCGTCGATGCCGCGCACGGCGGGGGCGCCGCTGATCCCGCTGGCGGCGCTGTCGGCGGTGATCGAAGGCGACACGCCCCTGCCGGAACTTGCCCCGCCGCCCCATGCGGCGGCGGATCTGGCCGGCCAGCACCTGGCCGAACTGGTGCCGGACGGGGCGGTCATACAGCTGGGGCTGGGGCAGATGCCCGAAGGCGCCTTGCGCGCGCTGGCATCCCACCGCAACTTGCGCATTCATTCCGGGCTGATCGGCGATGCCGTGCTGGACCTGCTGCTGGCCGGCGCCCTTGCGCCCGGATCGCCGGTCGATGCGGGCGTCGCCATCGGATCGCGCCGGCTGTATGACGCCGTGTCGCAAGACGCCTTTCGGTTCCGTCCCGTCAGCTGGACGCACGACCGGCTGCGCATGGCGGGGCTGGGCCGCTTTGTCACCATCAACTCCGCCCAGCAGGTCGACCTGTTCGGGCAGGTCCATTCCGAAATGGCCGGCGGGCGGTTCCATTCCGGTGCCGGCGGTGCGCCGGACTTTGCCGCCGGTGCGGGGCTGGCGGCGGCTGGCCTGCGGGTGATCGTGCTTCAGGCCGCCCGCGGACCGGGCCGGCCGGGCCGCATCGTCGCCGCCGGGGCGGGTGAAGGGCCGGTCACGCTGTCACGTCACGATGTGGATGTGGTGGTCACCGAATTCGGCGCCGCCGATTTGCGCGGGCTGACCCACCACCAGCGGGCCGATCGGCTGATCGCCATTGCGGCGCCGGCGGACCGGGCCGCGCTGTCGGCCAGCCTGTCCGGCCCCTATTCCGCCGCGATGGCGTGGAACCGCGACCGGGCATAGACCAGCGCGCCACGGTCGGGCGCCAGGCGCACATCGGTGATGCGGCCGATGAAAATGCGATGGCTGCCGGTGTCCGACATCTCGGCCACCTCGCAGCAGATGGCGGCAAGGGCGCTGTCCAGCCGGGGCAGGCCGTTGGCAAAGCTGCCCCAGTCGCCTTGCGAAAACTTCCCGGCGCCCCGAACCCCGCCCGATCCGGCGAAATGCAGCGCCAGCGCGCGGTCGGCATCGTCCAGCAGCTGCACGCTGAACGCCCCGGCCTGCGCCACCGCCGCGCAGGTCTCCGTCGCGCGGTTCAGGCAC from the Gemmobacter sp. genome contains:
- a CDS encoding flavin reductase family protein; translation: MTISRDDFRRAMGLFPGAVTLITTGTGDGRRGLTATAVCSVTDSPPSLLVCLNRATETCAAVAQAGAFSVQLLDDADRALALHFAGSGGVRGAGKFSQGDWGSFANGLPRLDSALAAICCEVAEMSDTGSHRIFIGRITDVRLAPDRGALVYARSRFHAIAAE
- a CDS encoding acetyl-CoA hydrolase/transferase C-terminal domain-containing protein, with product MPQTLTPERCHGLLPQNGLVWLNECSAASPLLHRVIAAEPGPQGLTVTGVFVPGLNRLSPLAGHGRRIETVLAAPDLDGLPGDQVSFLPLSYRDLWGRLCRRPPDAALFAVSPPDRDGMCSFGTVCDVLPALWPRIPVRIAQINPSMPRTAGAPLIPLAALSAVIEGDTPLPELAPPPHAAADLAGQHLAELVPDGAVIQLGLGQMPEGALRALASHRNLRIHSGLIGDAVLDLLLAGALAPGSPVDAGVAIGSRRLYDAVSQDAFRFRPVSWTHDRLRMAGLGRFVTINSAQQVDLFGQVHSEMAGGRFHSGAGGAPDFAAGAGLAAAGLRVIVLQAARGPGRPGRIVAAGAGEGPVTLSRHDVDVVVTEFGAADLRGLTHHQRADRLIAIAAPADRAALSASLSGPYSAAMAWNRDRA